One segment of Amycolatopsis alba DSM 44262 DNA contains the following:
- a CDS encoding NAD(P)-dependent oxidoreductase, whose translation MAKLVVFGGTGYAGGKIAAEARGRGHEVLVVSRNAEGDGTRAGSLYDQAFLSEVAKGADVLVIAVHGQSGLLDAVPSIAQVAKDNGARIGVVGGAGSLHVAEGGPRLIDTPEFPDEYKGEAGAHAEVLEAFRKLPEDIDWFYLSPAAEFGAWAEGERTGDFRLGGDVLLTDENGGSKISGADYAIAFVDEIDKPERRRQRFCVAY comes from the coding sequence ATGGCGAAGTTGGTTGTGTTCGGAGGAACCGGGTACGCGGGCGGGAAGATCGCCGCGGAAGCACGAGGCCGCGGTCACGAGGTCCTGGTTGTGTCGAGGAACGCCGAAGGCGATGGGACCAGGGCAGGGTCGCTCTACGACCAGGCCTTCCTGTCCGAGGTCGCCAAGGGTGCCGATGTCCTGGTCATCGCGGTTCACGGGCAGAGCGGTCTGCTCGACGCGGTGCCCTCGATCGCTCAGGTCGCGAAGGACAACGGCGCGCGGATCGGCGTGGTCGGCGGGGCGGGCAGCCTGCACGTGGCCGAGGGCGGGCCGCGGCTGATCGACACCCCCGAGTTCCCGGACGAGTACAAGGGCGAAGCGGGAGCACACGCAGAGGTACTGGAAGCGTTCCGGAAGCTTCCCGAGGACATCGACTGGTTCTACCTCAGCCCGGCCGCCGAGTTCGGCGCGTGGGCCGAGGGCGAGCGGACCGGTGACTTCCGGCTCGGCGGCGACGTGCTCCTGACCGACGAGAACGGCGGGTCGAAGATCAGCGGCGCCGACTACGCGATCGCGTTCGTCGACGAGATCGACAAGCCGGAGCGCCGCCGTCAGCGTTTCTGCGTCGCTTACTGA
- a CDS encoding 50S ribosomal protein L25/general stress protein Ctc, which translates to MSEVSLSVEPRTEFGKGAARRTRRAGKIPAVLYGHGSDPRHYALPALEFARVVRENGSNAVITLELEGKSELALTKTIVVHPLKNYIEHVDLLVVIRGEKVTVDVPVVVTGTAGPGTLVTTDLDSLTIEVEALHIPEQIELSVEGVAAGTQILASQVTLPQGANLVTDPEALVVAVNEAPSEAALEGEEAAAEAEATPAEAAE; encoded by the coding sequence GTGTCCGAGGTAAGCCTGTCCGTCGAGCCCCGCACCGAATTCGGCAAGGGTGCCGCGCGCCGCACGCGTCGCGCCGGCAAGATCCCCGCGGTGCTGTACGGGCACGGCTCGGACCCGCGCCACTACGCCCTGCCCGCCCTCGAGTTCGCCCGCGTCGTGCGTGAGAACGGCAGCAACGCCGTCATCACCCTCGAGCTCGAAGGCAAGAGCGAGCTGGCACTGACGAAGACCATCGTCGTCCACCCGCTGAAGAACTACATCGAGCACGTCGACCTGCTGGTCGTCATCCGCGGCGAGAAGGTCACCGTCGACGTCCCGGTCGTCGTCACCGGCACCGCGGGCCCTGGCACCCTGGTCACCACCGACCTCGACTCCCTCACCATCGAGGTCGAGGCGCTGCACATCCCCGAGCAGATCGAGCTCTCGGTCGAGGGCGTCGCCGCCGGCACCCAGATCCTTGCTTCGCAGGTCACCCTCCCGCAGGGCGCCAACCTGGTCACCGACCCCGAGGCCCTGGTCGTCGCCGTCAACGAGGCGCCGTCCGAGGCCGCGCTCGAGGGCGAAGAGGCCGCTGCCGAGGCGGAGGCGACTCCCGCCGAGGCCGCCGAATAA
- a CDS encoding TIGR03621 family F420-dependent LLM class oxidoreductase, producing MGKFKFGVNLWGAENREDWVAKCLRAEALGYDVISVPDHLGPGRNAPFPALTMAAAVTRRPRVGTLVSNVPFYNFALLAREVATTVKMTGDRLDLGLGSGHMKSEFDDAGLPWIPAKERIEFLTKSLDHLREHFASEGITPPPLLLAGNSDGVLSLAAREADIAGFSGLRQAPGKPPGTFQLDDAERMDERVAFFRSQANGRDPESNLLVQRVVVTDDRRAAAESWRAEDPDSFDVDKLLETPQLLFGTVDEIVRQLQERRERYGFSYITVFQPMLETFAQVVKELSGQ from the coding sequence ATGGGGAAATTCAAGTTCGGCGTGAACCTGTGGGGCGCCGAGAACCGCGAAGACTGGGTCGCGAAGTGCCTCCGCGCCGAGGCCCTCGGATACGACGTCATCTCCGTGCCCGATCATCTGGGCCCAGGACGGAACGCGCCCTTTCCGGCCCTGACCATGGCGGCCGCGGTGACCCGGCGTCCGCGCGTCGGCACTCTCGTCTCCAACGTGCCCTTCTACAACTTCGCTCTCCTCGCACGCGAAGTCGCCACGACGGTGAAGATGACCGGCGACCGGCTGGACCTCGGCCTCGGCTCCGGCCACATGAAGTCGGAATTCGACGACGCCGGCCTGCCGTGGATCCCGGCCAAGGAACGCATCGAGTTCCTCACCAAGAGCCTCGACCACCTGCGCGAACACTTCGCGAGCGAAGGGATCACACCCCCGCCGCTGCTCCTCGCGGGCAACAGCGACGGCGTGCTCTCCCTCGCCGCCCGAGAAGCCGACATCGCCGGCTTCTCGGGTCTTCGCCAAGCACCGGGAAAACCGCCGGGCACCTTCCAGCTCGACGACGCCGAGCGCATGGACGAGCGCGTCGCCTTCTTCCGTTCACAAGCGAACGGCCGCGACCCCGAATCGAACCTGCTCGTCCAGCGGGTCGTCGTCACGGACGACCGGCGCGCGGCCGCCGAGTCCTGGCGTGCAGAAGACCCGGACAGCTTCGACGTGGACAAGCTGCTCGAAACGCCACAGTTGCTTTTCGGAACCGTCGACGAGATCGTCCGGCAACTCCAGGAGCGTCGCGAACGGTACGGCTTCTCCTACATCACGGTGTTCCAGCCGATGCTGGAAACGTTCGCGCAGGTCGTGAAGGAACTGTCCGGTCAGTAA